From the genome of Vicia villosa cultivar HV-30 ecotype Madison, WI linkage group LG2, Vvil1.0, whole genome shotgun sequence, one region includes:
- the LOC131647639 gene encoding pentatricopeptide repeat-containing protein At5g66520-like has protein sequence MIITKPFHFVHHFKLSSLIDSCKSMQQIKQTHAHLITTAQISHLVIANKFLKHVALSSLFYAHKLFDQIPQPDLFIYNTMIKENSLSPHSCFNSLAVFRMLIRDSGLSLNRYSFVFAFGACGNGLCVREGEQVFSHAVKSGLDNNVFVVNALIGMYGKMGLVEDGRKVFNSAVDKDLFSWNTMIAAYVGSGDMVLAKELFDEMHERDVVSWSTIIAGYVQAGCFMEALDFFHKMLQAGVKPNEYTMVSALAACSNLVALDQGKWIHVYIRRDKIRMNDRLLASLIDMYAKCGEIESASSVFYEHKVKRKVWPWNAMIGGLAMHGKPEEAINLFEQMKVEKVSPNKVTFIALLNACSHGYMVKEGKLYFELMTSDYGISPELEHYGCMVDLLSRSGLLMEAENMILSMPMAPDVAIWGALLNACRIYKDMDRGYRIGRIIKEIDPDHIGCHVLLGNIYSTSGRFNEARTLRDSSDRRKVPGCSSIELKGLFHQFLVGDRSHPQSREIYLFLDEMISKLKIAGYVPELAEVLHDIDDEEDKETALSVHSEKLAIAFGLMNTEPGTPIRIVKNLRVCADCHQATKFISMVYDRVIIVRDRMRYHHFKDGVCSCKDYW, from the exons ATGATTATCACCAAGCCTTTTCATTTTGTTCACCATTTTAAACTTAGCTCTTTGATTGATTCATGCAAATCCATGCAACAAATTAAGCAAACCCATGCACACTTAATCACCACAGCTCAAATCTCACACCTTGTTATAGCCAACAAATTCCTCAAGCATGTTGCTTTATCTTCACTTTTTTACGCCCACAAACTGTTCGATCAAATTCCTCAACCAGACTTATTCATTTACAACACCATGATCAAAGAGAATTCTCTGTCACCCCATTCTTGCTTTAATTCACTTGCGGTGTTCCGCATGTTAATCCGGGATTCGGGTCTTTCTCTGAATCGGTATAGCTTTGTGTTTGCTTTTGGTGCATGTGGAAATGGGTTGTGTGTGAGGGAGGGGGAGCAGGTTTTTTCACATGCTGTGAAAAGTGGTTTGGATAACAATGTGTTTGTTGTAAATGCGTTGATTGGTATGTATGGAAAGATGGGACTTGTTGAGGATGGAAGGAAGGTTTTCAATTCGGCTGTGGATAAAGACTTGTTTAGTTGGAACACTATGATTGCTGCTTATGTTGGGTCAGGGGACATGGTTCTAGCTAAGgaattgtttgatgaaatgcatGAAAGAGATGTTGTGTCATGGAGTACTATAATAGCTGGTTATGTTCAG GCTGGCTGTTTCATGGAGGCTTTGGATTTCTTCCACAAGATGTTGCAAGCTGGGGTCAAACCAAATGAATATACCATGGTAAGCGCTCTTGCAGCCTGTTCAAATCTTGTTGCGTTGGATCAAGGAAAGTGGATCCATGTTTACATTCGGAGGGACAAGATTAGGATGAATGATAGGCTTCTTGCTAGCCTAATTGACATGTATGCAAAGTGTGGAGAGATAGAATCCGCATCAAGTGTTTTCTATGAACACAAAGTGAAGCGAAAGGTTTGGCCATGGAATGCCATGATTGGCGGGTTAGCAATGCATGGAAAACCTGAAGAAGCTATAAATCTCTTTGAACAAATGAAGGTTGAAAAAGTTTCTCCTAACAAAGTAACATTCATTGCCTTATTAAATGCTTGTAGCCATGGGTATATGGTTAAAGAGggaaaattatattttgaattgATGACAAGTGATTATGGAATTAGCCCTGAATTAGAGCATTATGGGTGTATGGTAGATTTACTAAGTCGTTCCGGGCTCTTGATGGAGGCTGAAAACATGATTTTGAGCATGCCAATGGCTCCGGATGTTGCGATTTGGGGAGCATTGTTGAATGCTTGTAGAATCTATAAAGATATGGATCGCGGATATAGAATAGGTAGGATAATTAAAGAAATTGATCCGGACCATATAGGGTGTCATGTTCTGTTGGGTAATATATATTCTACATCTGGGAGATTCAATGAAGCAAGAACATTGAGAGACAGTAGTGACAGGAGAAAGGTCCCCGGTTGCAGCTCAATTGAATTGAAAGGATTATTCCATCAATTCCTTGTTGGAGATCGATCACATCCGCAAAGTAGggagatttatttatttttggacgAGATGATAAGCAAGTTGAAGATTGCTGGGTATGTTCCCGAGTTAGCGGAAGTTTTGCATGATATTGATGATGAGGAAGACAAAGAGACTGCTCTTTCTGTACACAGTGAGAAGTTGGCGATTGCTTTTGGACTGATGAACACGGAACCTGGAACTCCAATTCGCATTGTGAAGAATTTAAGAGTTTGTGCGGATTGTCATCAAGCAACAAAATTCATATCCATGGTTTATGATCGAGTAATTATAGTTCGAGATAGGATGAGGTATCACCACTTCAAAGATGGAGTTTGTTCTTGCAAAGACTACTGGTAG